One genomic region from Quercus robur chromosome 4, dhQueRobu3.1, whole genome shotgun sequence encodes:
- the LOC126722067 gene encoding secreted RxLR effector protein 161-like, whose amino-acid sequence MQNSKKGLLPFRHGVPLSNDQRPKTQEEVDMMRQVPYASVVGSLMYAMLCTRPDICYSIGMVSRYQSNLGPKHWQAVKHILKYLRRTRDYMLVYHCEDLIPIGYTDLDFQSNIDFRKSTSRCVFTLGGGAISWRSIKQSCIVDSTMEAEYVAACEVTKEAVWLKKFHSDLGVMRMKQVPITLFCDNSGAVAQSKDPRNHKKGKNIERKYHIIRDIVARGNVVVAKIESANNLADPFTKAFPQRTFELHLEGMRVRLVHNSL is encoded by the coding sequence atgcaaaactccaagaaaggatTACTTCCTTTTAGACATGGAGTTCCTCTGTCTAATGACCAAAGGCCTAAGACTCAAGAGGAAGTTGATATGATGAGACAAGTTCCTTATGCTTCTGTAGTGGGAAGtctcatgtatgccatgcttTGTACTAGACCAGATATCTGTTATTCAATTGGCATGGTCAGCCGATATCAATCAAATCTAGGACCAAAACATTGGCAAGCtgtaaagcatattctcaagtaTCTTCGAAGAACGAgagattatatgcttgtttaccATTGTGAGGATTTGATTCCCATTGGCTATACAGATTTAGATTTTCAATCGAATATAGATTTTAGAAAGTCCACATCAAGATGTGTTTTCACCTTGGGAGGTGGAGCCATTAGTTGGAGGAGTATTAAGCAATCTTGTATTGTAGACTCCACTATGGAGGCAGAATATGTTGCTGCTTGTGAAGTAACAAAAGAAGCTGTCTGGCTTAAGAAATTCCATTCTGACCTTGGTGTAATGAGAATGAAGCAAGTTCCAATCACATTGTTTTGTGACAATAGTGGAGCAGTTGCACAATCTAAAGATCCAAGGAAtcacaagaaaggaaagaaCATTGAGAGGAAGTACCATATCATTCGAGATATTGTTGCTCGTGGAAATGTGGTGGTAGCAAAGATTGAAAGTGCAAATAATCTAGCAGATCCATTTACTAAAGCGTTTCCCCAAAGGACTTTCGAGTTACATTTGGAGGGAATGAGAGTTAGATTAGTGCACAATAGTCTTTag
- the LOC126722066 gene encoding ankyrin repeat-containing protein YAR1-like encodes MIEFLTKEDQNILHVAAMNGKAKMVAYMLKMHDLKVEMFVNNEDKNGNTPLHLATTKGHLDIVSVLARDKRVRLKSLNKDGKRALDNAMKYSGEGPSIKEECEQY; translated from the coding sequence ATGATTGAGTTCCTCACTAAAGAGGATCAAAACATTTTGCACGTAGCTGCTATGAATGGGAAAGCCAAAATGGTAGCTTATATGCTAAAAATGCATGATCTTAAAGTTGAAATGTTTGTCAATAATGAAGACAAAAATGGAAACACCCCTTTACATTTGGCTACCACGAAAGGGCATCTTGACATTGTTAGCGTTTTGGCACGGGACAAAAGAGTTCGTTTAAAGTCTTTGAATAAAGATGGCAAGAGAGCGCTAGACAATGCAATGAAATACAGTGGGGAGGGTCCCTCAATTAAAGAGGAATGTGAACAATATTGA